TGTTGCTAGCATGCCTATTGTCTATTGCCTTGCCCGTAGCGCTATACATACTTTCAAGATTGCTCAGAGTTGGTGGAAGTAATTGTTAAGCTAGGCTCATCTGGCAAGGTTATAATCATCACAGTGTATGCACTCTGAAATTGAATAATTTACCTTAAATGTCGAAAGAAGGCTCTCGCTAACCCTGCGGGTATAGCGATGAGATGAATTTCGACCAATAAAGGAAATTGAGCAAAGCACTTCGACATAGCTCAGTGACCTCGAATCATTATAAAGCAATAAACTCTGGGTAAAATATGTTAAAATAGTAAAATGATTATAATAGAAGCCAAGCTCAAGGGAACAACATCCCAATACGCGAAATTAGAGGAAGCAATCCGAACGTCCCAATTCGTTCGGAATAAATGCCTGCGTTTTTGGATGGATAATAAAGGGGTCACGCGCAATGACCTGCAAAAGTTATGTTCCCAACTGGCTAAGAATAGCGAAACCCCTTGGGTACAGAGACTTAACTCTCAAGCTCGACAAAGTGCAGCCGACCGAGCGTGGCAAGCTATCTCACGGTTTTATACCAACTGCAAGCAGAACAAGTCGGGTAAAAAAGGATTTCCAAAGTACAAAAAATTTAGCCGTTCTGTCGAGTACAAAAAGACAGGATGGAAGTTGTCTGCCGACCGTAAAGAAATCGAGTTTACCGATGGATTTAAGGCGGGCAAATTTGCACTTTGGACGAGCCGAGATTTGCTTTTCTATTCAGAACAACAAATCCAAAGAGTCCGAATTGTTAGACGTGCTGATGGCTATTACTGTCAATTTCTCATTCAATGGGAGCGAAAAGAAGAGCATGAATTTAACGGTAATGTTGTTGGTATAGACCTTGGACTCAAAGAGTTCTATACCGATAGCAACGGGAATACTGTAGAGAATCCCCGCTATCTAAGGAAATCCGAGAAACGGTTAAAGAAACTGCAACGTCGGGTCTCCAAACGATATCAAAGAGGAAAAAAACAATCGAAGCGATATCACAAAGCGAGAAAGGCCTTAGCTAAACAACATCTTAAAATCTCCAGACAACGTAAAGACAGAGCCATTAAAGATGCTTTGGCGTTAGTCAAGTCTAACGATTTGATAGTCTATGAAGATTTGAAGATAAAAAATATGGTTAAAAATCATAATTTGGCTAAATCCATATCGGATGCTTCTTGGTATCAATTCGTGCAATGGCTTCAATATTTTGCCAAAATTCATGGCAGTATTTGTATTCCAGTCGCACCGCATTATACGACAATAAATTGTTCAGGATGTGGCGAAAAAGTTGAAAAAACTTTAAGCACCCGGACTCATCAATGTCCCAAATGCAAGTTAGTTTTAGACCGGGATTGGAATGCAGCACGAAATATTTTAGCAAAGGGATTGCAGGTGTTGGCGGAATACTTAAACAGTAGCGAAGGGCATTCGCGAACTGGGGTCAAAAACCCAAACGCTAGGGGAGAGAACGACCACTGGTTTGTTGATAGAGATATCGATAATCTAAGCCGACTCGTTGAACCGAGAACTGTGGTTTCACAGGAATCCCCCACTATAACGCGAAGCGTTTAGTGGTGGGAGGATGTCAATGTTTGCGATGTTTGTGGTTTTGCTGAAGCCAGAACTCGCTATGGATCAGCCTATGGGAAAGGAAAAGATCTACTGGTGATTGAAAATGTACCTATGGTGAGCTGCCCTAGTTGCGGTACGAGTTACCTTGATGGAGCAAGAAGGCTCACGCCATAATCTTTGATTTGGCATTGAGATGAATTGCGACCCACAAAAAAAAGAATATAGAATCTTTGTTTATCAGCGTTAGTATGTGATAAAATTAAGTCATGATAGTAAGAGAAGCCAAGCTTTTAAACGGGTCTAAAGCACAATATCAAGCCTTAGATGAAGCCATAAGAACTGCTCAATTCATTAGGAATAAAGCAGTTAGATTATGGCGTGACGAGCCAAATTTCAACAAGGCGCGTCTATCTCTGCTATGCAAAGAACTAGCGAGTGAGTTTCCTTTTGCTAAGAAGTTAAACTCAATGGCACGTCAGGCATCAGCAGAAAGAGCTTGGAATTCAATCTCTAGTTTCTATCGCCGCTGTAGAGAGGGTGCTAAAAAGAAAGGTTACCCTCAGTTTAAAAAGCATTCTCGTTCAGTTGAGTATAAAACCACAGGGTGGAAACTGTCAGAGGACTGTTTAACCATTAATTTCACCGATGGATTTAAAGCCGGTCAATTTTCTATATTCTGTAATCATGAAACCAGAGAAAATTTATTCAGGCTAAAAATCTATCGGGTTAGAGTTGTTAAACGGGCTGATAGCTATTATGCTCAATTCTGTTTTGATGCTAACCGCTTTGAAGTAGGAAACTATACAGGTAATGTAGTAGGTATTGATTTAGGTCTGAAGTATTTATACAAAGACCAAAACGATAATGCTGTAATTTATCCTAAGTATTTAAGACGGGCACAGAAGCGGACCCGCGAAACTACAGCGGCGGCTATCAAGAAAGTTTGTAAAAGGCAAGAAGCCTCAATCAAACAACTACCACAAAGCCAGGATTAGACTGGGGAAAGCTCATTTGTTGGCGCTAGCCTGCCGACGCTAGGAGGCAAGGTTCAAAGACAGCGTAAAGACTGGGCGGTGAAACTCGCTCGGTGCGTAGTCCACTCTAACGATGTGGTTGTCTATGAAGACCTCAAGATACAGAATATGGTCAAAAACCATCATTTTGCTAAGTCAATTTCTGATGCTTCGTGGTATCAATTCACTCAATGGTTAGATTATTTTGGAAAAGTTTGGAATAAAACAGTGATTGCTGTTGCCCCTCATTACACTTCCCAAGATTGTTCAAACTGTGGTCATCGAGTGAAGAAATCTCTCAGCACTAGAACTCATAAATGCCCTCAATGTCAAACGGAAATTTGTCGTGATACGAATGCGGCATTGAACATTTTAAAGAAAGGGATGAACATTATAGGTGTTGAGTGGAATAACAGTACCCTAGGGCATAGGGAAACTGCCGGGAAACCGGGAACGCTTGAGGAGAGTTCAACCGCTGTTGATGAGGAGAAATCTAATTCAATAAGTTGTCTCGTTGAATCAAGAATCACTCCGTGAGAATCCCGCGCTGTAATTTTTAATTCAGCGTCGGGAGTATGTCAATTAACATCATTTACTCTCAAAGAAATTGACCGTATTAAGCGCGGACGCAAAACAGTAGCAGTAACAAAATCTCTGAAAGTCGCTAGTTTCTCAGTTTAAGATTAACAAGTCAATTACACACAGGGAACTTCAATATCATGGCAAATGGTAAATCCAAAGTCGCACTGATTACCGGGGCATCATCGGGTATGGGCAAAGAAATGGCCAAATCTCTGCTGAAGGATGGTCTGACCGTAGTAGTGGCGGCACGTAGTGTCGAGAAAATGGCTGACCTAAGAGAGTTGGGTGCTCACCCACTGCGTATGGACATCACCGATGAGGCAAGTATCCAGGCTGCCGTGAATGAAATTCAAGACACTTATGGCAAGGTCGATGTTCTAGTCAATAATGCTGGCTTTGGATGCTACGGGACAGTGGAGGAAACCTCTATTGATGATGCCCGCTACCAGTTCGAGGTCAACATTTTCGGCCTTGCCCGACTGACCCAGTTGTTGTTACCAAAGATGCGAGAAGCTCGCTCGGGCAAGATCATTAATATTAGTTCGATGGGTGGCAAGATGTATACACCCCTGGGAGCTTGGTATCATGCCTCTAAGCACGCCCTCGAAGGTTGGTCAGACTGTCTGAGATTAGAACTGGCTGCTTTTAATATTGATGTTGTGATCATTGAACCTGGTATCATCCGAACCGCATTTGGGAATGTACTTATGGGTCCAATGCTGGAGCGGTCGGGAAATGGCCCCTATGCTAAACTGGCCAACAGTGTTGCCAAGGCCACCGAAAAATCCTACAACAGCGGTAGCGGTTCCTCTCCAAAGGTGATTGCCGATATTGTCTCGAAGGCGGTTAAAGCACGCAAACCAAAAACTCGCTATGTTGCCGGTCAATTTGCAGCACCAATGATCTTCATCCGAAAGTGGTTTGGCGAACGCATTTTCGATTGGGTGATCATGAGTAGAGTAAAGTGAAATATGGTTGTTTGCTTCTCTGGCAAACTCCTAATCAGATTCCGATGAAGGTCACATGCAGAGCAAAGATAGTTTTCCCACCGAGTACTTGAACTATACTGGTCGCAACGACCTGTTAAGTGGCGGTGTGAAGATGATACCCATCGACACATCGAAGGGAACCTTCCAGGTCTGGACCAAGCGAATTGGCAATCATCCGACGATGAAGGTACTGCTCCTGCATGGCGGGCCCGGTATGACCCATGAGTACTTAGAGGCATTCGACAGTTACTTTCCTGCAGCCAGCATCGAGTATTATTACTATGATCAACTCGGCTCTTACTATAGTGACCAGCCGAATGAGCCAGAGTTAGTGGAGTTGGCACGCTTTGTGGATGAGGTGGAGCAAGTGCGCCAAGCCTTAAAGCTGGATCAAGAAAACTTCTACCTTTATGGCCACTCCTGGGGCGGTCTTTTGGCTATGGAGTATGCCTTGAAGTACCAACAGCACCTCAAGGGTCTGATTGTCTCCAACATGATGGCCAGCGTCCCAAAATACAACGAATATGCCCATAACGTACTGATGCCTGGCATGGATCCGGTTGTTCTGGCAGAGATCCAGGGTTATGAAACCTCTGAGGATTACCAAAATCCGCGCTATATGGAACTGCTAATAGAGCACCACTACGTTTACCATGTCCTGCGTATGCCATCGGAAGATTGGCCGGATCCATTGAACCGTAGTTTTAAGCACCTAAATGCGGATATCTATGTCCCGATGCAAGGACCATCCGAGCTTGGTCTTAGAGGCAAACTCATAGATTGGGATCGTTCCGGTAACCTAGGGCAAATCGAAGTGCCAACTCTGGTTATTGGTGCCCAATACGATACGATGGATCCTGAATACATGGAATGGATGGCGGTCGCGATGCAAAATGGCCGTTACCTCCACTGCTCAAACGGTAGCCACCTAACACTTTACGACGACCAGCAAGTTTATTTTCAAGGTCTGATCCAGTTCATCCAGGACGTAGATGCAGGCCATTTCTGAGTAATTGTGAGCACTGATCTTCGATTGGAAATCTGAGGTTTGGTTTTTCTGCCTCATCTGGTGATATCGGATTGCTTGAGTTTTTAGGTGCTTTGTTCCAAGAGTGGGTTTCGCCCCGCTGACCTTAACCGTTAGACTTTGCTGAGTATCAGTAGATGGTCTTGAGAACTGTTAACATTGACTTTGTCTTTGGGATGTGCTTCCATTGTCAAGCACCAAATGCACTACAGTTGCGTGTACCTAAAGGTGAGAGCGATCGCAACATTGGGCTAGACAAATCATTATGGATCAAATCATAGCAAAGGTTTTCTTAGAATGCGTTCGCGCAATCGATGCCAGCGAGTTGATAAGTCGCGTTTCTTCCACGGACAAAGAGTTTAGCTTTCAAAATTGGTTTGCTGTTCGTCTTGAAAGGCTTTCCTTGAACTTCGATGAACCTTCAAGAAATGCTTATCCAGACTTCAGGCTTGTTGATTTCCCCCTTGGCTTCGAGATAAAAGGATTAGGATTTCCAGGCAGGGAAGCAAACTATGACTGCAATAGTCAAGTGCCCTCAGGTCTGCATAATGGCAGGACAATTTACTATGTGTTTGGACGATACCCAGCAAAAACCAAGGAAAAGAACTATCCAGTCTATGATCTTGTCATGTGTCATGGCAATTTATTAAATGCAGACCATTCTTATATCCATAAAAATAAGAATATTAAAGGTTTCGGTAGCTATGGAGACATTATGATTCGTGACAGAAAAATGTATGTTGCACCTACACCATTTGCCCTTACGGATGGCACAGAACGCCAAGTTACTCTGATTGCTCCAACTGGCTTTAAATGTGGTATAGATTTAAAACACTCGGGTACTATCACACGTATAGAGACTCCAAGGCTGATCAGGGGTTATTACTTTGATATGATTGAACATACGCTTACACCTTCCTATATAGATAATCCCAACGCAGGAAAGAAACACACATTTGAAGTTTTTCGTGCAGCAAAATCTTTAGGACCAACAGTCACTCTTCGTTGATATGGAACTTTCATTCACAAGTCTTTTTTCTGGTGCAGGTGGCTTAGACCTCGGCTTTGAAATGGCTGGTTTTAAACATCTATACTCCACAGATATTGATACATGGAGCGTTAAAACACTCCGTAATAATCGACCTGAATGGGATGTTGAAGAAGCTGATATTCGAGAACTATCAGAAAGAGATTTACCTGATAGTGATGTAATTTTAGCAGGCGTTCCATGTCAGGGCTTTTCACTGGGGGGGAATCGAAAGGAAAACGACGATAGAAATTTTCTGTTTCAAGAAGTTGTCCGAATGGCAAAGATCAAGAAGCCTCGCTTTATCGTAATTGAGAATGTTCTAAATCTCAGGACAATGAAAGAACCCAAAAGTGGAAAGCCTTTTGTTGACGTAATTTCAGAGCATTTCAAGAGTCTTGGATACTACATAAAATATAATGTATTCAGAGTATCTGGTTTTGGAGTGCCTCAAACGAGAAGAAGATTTATTTTTATTGCCAGCTTCGACCGATTTCCCTCAGCTTTTCACTGGCCCACGCCAGAGCCAGATACACCAGCATCAGCCTATTTAGCTGATCTGGCTGCCAATCCATTCATTTCCCTTCCTAATCATTGTCCTGAATGGGGGTTCAAAAGCCGTGTTCATGAGGAGACTGGAAAGGCATTTGATCCTACTGAGACCCCTGTACCATGTAGATTCTCTCGAACTGGATCTGACGGACACCCAATAAGATCTTTGGATGCCCCATTTCCTGCTATTGATACTGGAACTATTTGGGGGTGGGCTCAGGGAAATGTGGTGGCACAAAGAAAGGAAAAAGATCGCGTCAATGGGCAATTTGTAAGGAATCCAAATATTAA
The Moorena sp. SIOASIH genome window above contains:
- a CDS encoding transposase, with amino-acid sequence MIIIEAKLKGTTSQYAKLEEAIRTSQFVRNKCLRFWMDNKGVTRNDLQKLCSQLAKNSETPWVQRLNSQARQSAADRAWQAISRFYTNCKQNKSGKKGFPKYKKFSRSVEYKKTGWKLSADRKEIEFTDGFKAGKFALWTSRDLLFYSEQQIQRVRIVRRADGYYCQFLIQWERKEEHEFNGNVVGIDLGLKEFYTDSNGNTVENPRYLRKSEKRLKKLQRRVSKRYQRGKKQSKRYHKARKALAKQHLKISRQRKDRAIKDALALVKSNDLIVYEDLKIKNMVKNHNLAKSISDASWYQFVQWLQYFAKIHGSICIPVAPHYTTINCSGCGEKVEKTLSTRTHQCPKCKLVLDRDWNAARNILAKGLQVLAEYLNSSEGHSRTGVKNPNARGENDHWFVDRDIDNLSRLVEPRTVVSQESPTITRSV
- a CDS encoding oxidoreductase encodes the protein MANGKSKVALITGASSGMGKEMAKSLLKDGLTVVVAARSVEKMADLRELGAHPLRMDITDEASIQAAVNEIQDTYGKVDVLVNNAGFGCYGTVEETSIDDARYQFEVNIFGLARLTQLLLPKMREARSGKIINISSMGGKMYTPLGAWYHASKHALEGWSDCLRLELAAFNIDVVIIEPGIIRTAFGNVLMGPMLERSGNGPYAKLANSVAKATEKSYNSGSGSSPKVIADIVSKAVKARKPKTRYVAGQFAAPMIFIRKWFGERIFDWVIMSRVK
- the dcm gene encoding DNA (cytosine-5-)-methyltransferase; its protein translation is MELSFTSLFSGAGGLDLGFEMAGFKHLYSTDIDTWSVKTLRNNRPEWDVEEADIRELSERDLPDSDVILAGVPCQGFSLGGNRKENDDRNFLFQEVVRMAKIKKPRFIVIENVLNLRTMKEPKSGKPFVDVISEHFKSLGYYIKYNVFRVSGFGVPQTRRRFIFIASFDRFPSAFHWPTPEPDTPASAYLADLAANPFISLPNHCPEWGFKSRVHEETGKAFDPTETPVPCRFSRTGSDGHPIRSLDAPFPAIDTGTIWGWAQGNVVAQRKEKDRVNGQFVRNPNINLKLWRISASRLRRFTNREYARLQTFPDSWVFHGGNKRHVHQQIGNAVPVQFAYRVACFLQAVYQAQCLGQPMNLFTNNTVLQLELNL
- a CDS encoding proline iminopeptidase-family hydrolase, with the translated sequence MQSKDSFPTEYLNYTGRNDLLSGGVKMIPIDTSKGTFQVWTKRIGNHPTMKVLLLHGGPGMTHEYLEAFDSYFPAASIEYYYYDQLGSYYSDQPNEPELVELARFVDEVEQVRQALKLDQENFYLYGHSWGGLLAMEYALKYQQHLKGLIVSNMMASVPKYNEYAHNVLMPGMDPVVLAEIQGYETSEDYQNPRYMELLIEHHYVYHVLRMPSEDWPDPLNRSFKHLNADIYVPMQGPSELGLRGKLIDWDRSGNLGQIEVPTLVIGAQYDTMDPEYMEWMAVAMQNGRYLHCSNGSHLTLYDDQQVYFQGLIQFIQDVDAGHF